From Candidatus Aegiribacteria sp.:
GAGACCCAGTGATTCGGAAACGGGCATCGGACAGGGCTCCTGACCGTACTGCACATACTCACCGTAGAGCCAGTAGAAAAAGAACTCGTGACCGTATCTTGTTGTGAGGATTAATGCATAGGGTGCGGATAAGGTAAATACTTCATGAACCATGAAACCGCTGATCTCCCCGTTTACTCCGGACAGTTCATAGATGTCGTAACTGCCACTACCGGGATTAATACTATAAAACTGATACGGGCTCACAGCGGAAGCCTGGAATAGTATGCCGTCCATCATTATAGCATTAAAATCAATACCAGCGCCGTCAGTGCCTGCGGGGTTGGAAAACTCGCTCCAGGTGTCGGATCCATCGGAGTGGTATATCTGGGATGAGGTGCTGCTGTTTATATAATATCGTCCTGAGTATCCACCATTATCATAGCCCACACCGAAGCCTTCAGCGCCGGATGGAAGATCAATCTCTCCGGCGTATTCACAAGTATAGGGATCAGCCAGATACAGTTTACCATCCCCATTGCTCCGTATGATAAGCAGGTTTGAGTTCCAATCGAAGCTTACATCCTGTATATCCGATGCGTAAGCTACCTGCCACGTTTGAACCACATTGATGGGAATGTACGGGAAGTTGGGAACGTTTACTTCTGCTTCCATTGTTCCCTGAATACATGGAAGAAGAATGAATAACAATGCTATCATGGCATCTCCAAACAATAAAGGGATTACCCTGTATTATTATAAAATGTCTTGTGCATTGCTACACTCTACGGAATTACCAGTTGCAGTTAAACACTCTGACACTTCTGATGGCCTGAAGCTGCCCATCGATTACAAGTGTATCAACCATCGCTAATGTATCGGGGTGGATAGCTATGCCTGTAAGCATGCAGTAGTATTCGTTTTCAAGTGCAAGGAAGAAATTCCCGCCATAGGAGATGCTGTCCTGCCATTGAGTACTGTCATCAGGAGTTGGAGCAACAAAGCCACCGCTTGATGACACCATCGTTTCTGCTCCGCCGGGCCATATTACAGGATTGGCAGTTCCAGGGTAGATGTATTTGTCTCCGTTAAGTTGATCAAAGGCTACTGTGAATTGCTGCCTGAAATCTGGAGAATAAGGATCCCCGGGAACAAGAGAATCTCCATCAAGGTCAACACGAAAACCAACAGGTCTCATCGCTAAATATTGCCTTATCTCTGACAGTAATTCTGCTCTTGTATTGTCTGGCACACCTGTATCGGATGATGTATTACTCCCATAGTAAGCCATGACAGTGTAGTATGCCGACCTATCAGCGATGTGGGTTCCAGTATTCTGGTCAACAGTCTCAACCAGAGCCCAGGGCTCTTCAAATTCTGTTCTTGTCCAAAGGAAATACCCTTCGATCTGGGTATCTGTCAAAGCGGTCCAGGTTACCACAATAGTATCACCGATACTTGCAACAGTATCAACAGTGATTCCGGTTACAATAGGAAGCGTGCCAGATATTTCTGTGGCAGAATCACCACAGCTTGAGTATAAAGCAATAATAGTCAACATGATAAGAGATACTACTAATATTTTCATTCTATACCTCCAACAAAGAATTTCCTCATCTCATACAGATGAACACTCTATCTTCGGAGTATTCTTGTCAATCCTCTCTCATTTCTTCAGCGAGATCATCAAGTTACATGAAGTGAAATCAGATGGAACATCGATGTCAAGTGTGAAAACAGAGTTGCTTGACTATATTGGGTAATATGCACATTCTTCATCTAGTTAGAAATAGAGTATCCTTGTCGGAAAAATATGGAGGAATAAATTGAAAAGAATAACACCTTTTATCCTACTGCTATTAGTTACCCTTTCATTCGCAACCCCGTCAATCCATGGACTCCCAGGTCTTCACCGCGTGTACAGCGCCATACCCATGGGCTTTAATGAAATGTCATTCAGGCTGGGTCTGTCTTACTGGACTGCGGTAAATGAGTACAAGAATTTCATTTACCACAGTCATTTCCTGCCGGAGACACTATTATTCCCTGAGGTGGTAAATATTGAGCACACCGGACAGGGTAGATTAAGCCTTACCTACGGAGTCTGGGACTATATTGATCTAGGGGTGAATGCAGCTTATTCCAGTACCTTTTATGAAAGAGGTGAATACGAAGAGCGTTCAACAGGCCACTGGGAGGGGATTTACGGGTTCGAGGGAATAAATCTGTTTCTCCATGGCGGATACAATCCTATCCCGAATTTAGAGGATGTCGTCTGGTTTGGCGGAGATTTCCGTCTTGGATTATCT
This genomic window contains:
- a CDS encoding T9SS type A sorting domain-containing protein, giving the protein MIALLFILLPCIQGTMEAEVNVPNFPYIPINVVQTWQVAYASDIQDVSFDWNSNLLIIRSNGDGKLYLADPYTCEYAGEIDLPSGAEGFGVGYDNGGYSGRYYINSSTSSQIYHSDGSDTWSEFSNPAGTDGAGIDFNAIMMDGILFQASAVSPYQFYSINPGSGSYDIYELSGVNGEISGFMVHEVFTLSAPYALILTTRYGHEFFFYWLYGEYVQYGQEPCPMPVSESLGLSWSNSGAVYWSYKGVDQEYYISMLQIPVFGGIEDEQSDAGVLSLSVISNPSIGSASLSVNLTAAGPVTLEIFDLTGRLQEVLNNGQLASGENIFAFSGPPGLYIAVLRNAGNEARSRFVLLR